One window from the genome of Clupea harengus chromosome 19, Ch_v2.0.2, whole genome shotgun sequence encodes:
- the mindy1 gene encoding ubiquitin carboxyl-terminal hydrolase MINDY-1, translating to MTESSSEKVLGDTVGLGKEEQLVTSDVSSVLAQDQKDLKVGETEEAHQRGQDVYPLDEDPPNVVPPGDTPLVDTGDLLHLEAKTPEPAAPVQLENGQPDDGQSNVIHERQVDGESSEVAVGQCANQSQSADTASCSIPSLDVSEGSNGVSVDEALSSSFSALGADAGSPCVEATGLAEVVLPPATSVPTTAAAAAGGAVSTDTETVMPAYYFVKWITWKEKKTPIITQSENGPCPLLAIMNILFLRWKAKLPPQTEVITTEDLMAHLGECVLSIKPRETAEGMELNFQQNMSDAMAVLPKLSTGLDVNVRFTGVCDFEYTPECIVFDLLDLPLYHGWLVDPQSLEMVSAVGKLSYNQLVEKIINYKHSSDSCQVSEGLVAEQFLESTATQLSYHGLCELNTTAKEGELSVFFRNNHFSTMIKHKGHLYLLVTDQGFLQEESLVWESLHNVEGDGNFCDSDFRLSHPPQRGAASSSTADAPTPQQQRQQIDQDYLVAMSLQQQQGAAPGPLSDLELARQLQQEEYQQQQQQQQQQQQQQQMSTASSASSAPQGRGQAAGQQTRRREKKDDSDCTLL from the exons ATGACCGAATCTAGTTCAGAGAAAGTGTTGGGGGATACGGTGGGGTTAGGTAAAGAAGAGCAGCTGGTGACATCAGACGTCTCCAGTGTGCTTGCTCAGGATCAGAAAGACTTAAAAGTTGGGGAGACGGAAGAAGCACACCAAAGAGGACAGGATGTGTATCCTCTGGATGAAGACCCTCCAAATGTGGTTCCTCCAGGGGACACTCCATTAGTAGACACTGGAGACCTCTTGCATCTGGAGGCAAAAACACCAGAGCCTGCTGCGCCCGTTCAACTGGAGAACGGCCAGCCGGACGATGGCCAGTCGAACGTGATACACGAAAGGcaggtggatggagagagttcAGAGGTCGCTGTCGGCCAGTGTGCTAACCAGAGCCAGTCCGCTGACACTGCCTCTTGCTCCATACCCAGTCTGGACGTCTCCGAGGGCAGCAATGGCGTGTCCGTGGACGAGGCCCTGTCTTCGTCCTTCTCAGCCCTGGGAGCTGATGCTGGTTCCCCGTGCGTGGAGGCGACAGGTCTGGCGGAGGTGGTTCTGCCGCCCGCGACCTCCGTACCGACCACCGCAGCCGCAGCAGCTGGGGGTGCGGTTTCCACGGATACTGAGACGGTCATGCCGGCGTACTACTTTGTGAAGTGGATCACctggaaagagaagaagactCCCATCATCACGCAGAGCGAGAATGGAccctgccccctgctggccatCATGAACATCCTGTTTTTGCGCTGGAAG GCCAAGCTGCCCCCGCAGACGGAGGTCATCACCACAGAGGACCTGATGGCTCACCTGG GGGAATGtgtgctgtcaatcaaaccaAGGGAGACCGCTGAGGGCATGGAACTGAACTTCCAGCAG AACATGAGCGATGCCATGGCGGTGTTGCCCAAGCTGTCCACAGGCCTGGACGTGAACGTGCGCTTCACTGGAGTGTGTGACTTTGAGTACACGCCCGAGTGCATCGTCTTCGACCTGCTGGACCTTCCCCTGTACCACGGCTGGCTGGTGGACCCCCAG agcCTAGAAATGGTGTCTGCTGTGGGGAAGCTCAGCTATAACCAGCTGGTGGAGAAGATCATCAACTACAAACACTCCTCTGACAGCTGTCAAGTCAGTGAAG GTTTGGTGGCGGAGCAGTTCCTGGAATCCACGGCAACCCAGCTGTCCTATCACGGCCTGTGTGAGCTCAACACCACGGCCAAGGAGGGCGAGCTGTCCGTCTTCTTCAGGAACAACCACTTCAGCACGATGATCAAACACAAG GGGCATCTGTACCTGCTGGTGACGGACCAGGGCTTCCTGCAGGAGGAGAGTCTGGTGTGGGAGAGTCTGCATAACGTGGAGGGCGACGGCAACTTCTGCGACTCCGACTTCCGCCTCAGCCACCCTCCTCAGCGGGGCGCGGCGTCATCGTCCACCGCGGACGCCCCGACCccccagcagcagcggcagcagatcgaccag gaCTACCTGGTGGCCATgtccctgcagcagcagcagggtgcGGCCCCGGGGCCCCTGAGTGACCTGGAGCTGGCCaggcagctgcagcaggaggagtaccagcagcaacagcagcagcagcagcagcagcaacagcagcagcagatgtcCACAGCATCCTCAGCATCCTCGGCTCCACAG GGGCGAGGCCAAGCGGCAGGCCAGCAGACTCGGAGACGGGAGAAGAAGGACGACTCCGACTGTACCTTATTATAG
- the LOC105890381 gene encoding histone H3-like centromeric protein A, whose amino-acid sequence MRKNAPPGRRKGTAPQKRSPPAPPPRTRRSSGPTEGSPRKKKRFRPGTRALQEIRKYQKSTDLLLRKAPFSRLVREICLSFSRESYRWQAYALLALQEAAEAFLVRLFSDANLCAIHAKRVTLFPRDLQLVRRIRGVERL is encoded by the exons ATGCGTAAAAACGCTCCGCCAGGCCGACGGAAGGGCACTGCTCCCCAAAAGAGATCCCCCCCTGCCCCTCCACCACGGACGCGACGTAGTAGCGGACCAACag AGGGCTCTCCCAGGAAGAAGAAGCGGTTCAGGCCAGGAACACGGGCCCTGCAGGAGATCCGGAAGTATCAGAAGTCCACCGACCTCCTGCTTCGCAAGGCGCCCTTCTCACGTCTG GTGAGGGAGATCTGCTTGAGTTTCAGTAGAGAAAGCTACAGGTGGCAAGCATACGCTCTTCTGGCTCTTCAAGAG GCAGCCGAAGCGTTTCTGGTGCGTCTCTTCTCCGATGCTAACCTGTGTGCCATCCATGCCAAGCGAGTGACCCTCTTCCCCCGAGACCTGCAGCTGGTGCGCCGCATCCGAGGGGTGGAGCGACTCTGA
- the LOC122133780 gene encoding uncharacterized protein LOC122133780, whose amino-acid sequence MRVLCFHVCSSLPAPLLFSVALLVLTASGDTFPHSTPLLSGLEDPNWEAALQRLQASLDAPGVGLSAVFQPWGLLRELVPEVVHLGLSEELERSWGQRDGRRDLGEDFGRRPVGTLPDGSMNALHFQDGEVGERRNDALHSMAGGLQAFNREKGGFGFRFGRK is encoded by the coding sequence ATGAGAGtgttgtgtttccatgtgtgttcGTCACTAccggctcctcttctcttctccgtGGCCCTGCTGGTCCTCACCGCCAGCGGAGACACCTTCCCGCATTCCACCCCCCTGCTCTCCGgcctggaggatcccaactgggAAGCCGCCCTGCAGCGGCTCCAGGCCAGCCTAGACGCTCCGGGGGTCGGCCTGTCTGCGGTCTTCCAGCCCTGGGGGTTGCTCCGTGAGCTGGTGCCCGAGGTGGTGCACCTGGGCCTGAgcgaggagctggagaggagctgGGGGCAGCGGGACGGACGGAGGGACTTGGGTGAGGACTTTGGGAGACGACCAGTGGGCACGCTTCCCGACGGGTCCATGAACGCCCTGCACTTCCAGGacggggaggtgggggagaggaggaacgaCGCACTGCACTCCATGGCTGGAGGGTTGCAggcttttaacagagaaaaggGAGGCTTTGGGTTCCGCTTTGGGAGGAAGTGA